From a region of the Luteolibacter arcticus genome:
- a CDS encoding DUF3379 domain-containing protein encodes MSRTPADLPDLKSLEDQQRALEAQIQSIRAEPEKILREAEEQAATIPPPDDLADRRRQRVFEETVSRRQIRNERRTQGRSLLLLFLLLAATAALAAWVVKLFVA; translated from the coding sequence ATGTCCCGGACCCCCGCCGATCTGCCCGATCTCAAATCCCTTGAGGACCAGCAGCGCGCCCTGGAAGCACAGATTCAAAGCATCCGCGCCGAACCGGAGAAGATCCTCCGCGAGGCGGAGGAGCAGGCGGCCACCATCCCCCCGCCGGACGATCTCGCCGACCGTCGCCGCCAGCGCGTCTTCGAGGAGACAGTCTCCCGCCGCCAGATCCGCAACGAGCGCCGCACCCAGGGCCGCAGCCTGCTGCTCTTGTTCCTGCTGCTCGCCGCCACCGCCGCCCTCGCGGCATGGGTGGTGAAGTTGTTCGTCGCGTAA
- a CDS encoding efflux RND transporter permease subunit yields MIRWFARNDLAANLVMIAILVIGTWVGLKKVPLEVQPTLRFDEVRVNVEYRGGSPEDVERSVIIPIESSLEGLSGIKELQSRASSGSGEVRLRLEKGIDPDKVRDEVETRVAAITSFPQEIEPPRIQVPDTGKWFDVIKIAITGEMDHEDLVRATRRVRDDLIEMPGISQVAIQGETRPEISIEADLGRLRDFDLGFSDLTEAVRRSSVDLPAGQIQTDEGNLTIRSKGQAYEKQQFEDIVLRNAQGAEVMLRDVARVSDGYEENRKLLRFNGHPALLVEALRLNQENALDIAAKVKDYVANQRQRFPEGIELFLWDDSSVELEGSLGNLFNNLVQGGFLVILVLGLFLRPSIAFWVAAGIPISFAGGLILMPWLGLSLNTMTLFGFIIAMGINVDDAIITSENVYSKLKAGMDPLEATVTGTQEIALPVTFGALTTIAAFMPLMFIDGFYGNFSRMIPPIVASVLLFSLIESKIVLPSHLKNIKTGRTKFNVFSRAQKNIADGLENMIERYFRPALIFVTRHRHATLAVFLAIALCSIGVMRSGRLGFQNMPALDKNRVIGQITMPRDTPLAITDERVHYMAEKAEQLKKEFVDPGNGQSLITDVLTSSGGWAGWPGFDARQGFVTLSILDPSQRSVPGPKNSEIAKRWTALVGEIPDAQSIWIAGDRGDGFRGGDDDLESLEVELRGPASELRDNLAEEIEGILESYAGIQDAAADAGRSQNELHLTIRPEGMALGLTQAEIARQVRSAFYGEQAQRVQRGRDDVRVMVRLPLDQRQSLHTLEQMRIRTPDGGNAPFHSVVDARFVPARSDIRRINRAQVVSINAKPVDDTIDVVAISRDLAPRLDALVKPHPELSWNYDGYVAEHEETNQRLWEVGIGLFIAIYALLAVPFRSLTQPFLVMLAVPFGVIGALAGHMIRDITPSYLSVFGMLALAGVVINDSIVMVDFINQRRAQGGKLFDAVIDAGTRRFRAIMLTSLTSFAGLLPLIFDTSQQSQMLVPMAVSLGFGLLFAATITLFLVPSAFLVMEELMGRWKAFGSWYMRPFRRGEPAAAEEPVTQ; encoded by the coding sequence ATGATTCGCTGGTTCGCCCGCAACGACCTCGCCGCCAATCTGGTGATGATCGCCATTCTGGTGATCGGCACGTGGGTCGGATTGAAAAAAGTCCCGCTGGAAGTCCAGCCCACGCTGCGCTTCGACGAGGTGCGGGTGAACGTGGAATACCGCGGCGGCAGCCCGGAGGACGTGGAAAGGAGCGTCATCATCCCGATCGAGAGCTCGCTGGAAGGCCTCTCAGGCATCAAGGAACTGCAATCGCGCGCCTCCTCCGGCAGCGGCGAAGTCCGCCTGCGGCTGGAAAAGGGCATCGACCCCGACAAGGTCCGCGACGAGGTGGAGACCCGGGTCGCGGCGATCACCAGCTTTCCGCAGGAAATCGAGCCTCCACGGATCCAGGTCCCGGACACCGGCAAATGGTTCGACGTCATCAAGATCGCGATCACTGGCGAGATGGATCACGAGGACTTGGTCCGGGCGACCCGCCGGGTGCGGGACGACCTCATCGAAATGCCCGGCATTTCCCAAGTCGCCATCCAAGGCGAAACCCGGCCGGAAATCTCGATCGAGGCCGATCTCGGCCGACTGCGCGACTTCGACCTCGGCTTTTCCGATCTCACCGAGGCCGTCCGCCGTTCTTCGGTGGACCTGCCCGCCGGCCAGATCCAGACCGACGAAGGCAACCTGACCATCCGCTCGAAGGGTCAGGCGTATGAGAAGCAGCAGTTCGAGGACATCGTCCTGCGAAATGCCCAGGGAGCCGAGGTGATGCTACGCGACGTCGCCCGGGTCAGCGACGGCTACGAGGAGAACCGCAAGCTCCTCCGCTTCAATGGCCACCCTGCCCTGCTCGTGGAAGCCCTGCGGCTGAACCAGGAGAACGCCCTCGATATCGCGGCCAAGGTGAAGGACTACGTCGCGAACCAACGGCAGCGCTTCCCCGAGGGCATCGAGCTCTTCCTGTGGGATGACAGCTCGGTCGAACTCGAAGGCAGCCTCGGCAACCTCTTCAACAATCTGGTCCAAGGCGGCTTCCTGGTGATCTTGGTGCTCGGCCTGTTCCTGCGGCCCTCGATCGCCTTCTGGGTCGCGGCCGGCATCCCGATCTCCTTCGCGGGTGGCCTAATCCTGATGCCGTGGCTCGGCCTGAGCCTGAACACGATGACGCTCTTCGGCTTCATCATCGCGATGGGCATCAATGTCGATGACGCCATCATCACCTCGGAGAACGTCTATTCGAAGCTGAAGGCCGGCATGGATCCGCTGGAAGCCACGGTCACCGGCACCCAGGAGATCGCCCTGCCGGTCACCTTCGGCGCGCTGACCACTATCGCCGCCTTCATGCCGCTGATGTTCATCGATGGCTTCTACGGGAACTTCTCCCGCATGATCCCGCCGATCGTCGCGTCAGTGCTGCTGTTCTCGCTGATCGAATCCAAGATCGTCCTGCCGAGCCACCTGAAGAACATCAAGACCGGCCGCACCAAGTTCAACGTCTTCTCCCGCGCCCAGAAGAACATCGCGGATGGATTGGAGAACATGATCGAGCGCTACTTCCGTCCCGCGCTGATCTTCGTCACCCGCCACCGCCACGCCACGCTGGCCGTCTTCCTCGCGATCGCGCTGTGCTCGATCGGCGTGATGCGCAGCGGACGGCTCGGCTTCCAGAACATGCCGGCGCTGGATAAGAACCGCGTCATCGGCCAGATCACAATGCCGCGCGACACGCCGCTGGCGATCACCGACGAGCGCGTGCACTACATGGCGGAGAAGGCGGAGCAGTTGAAGAAGGAGTTTGTCGATCCCGGCAACGGCCAATCGCTGATCACCGACGTCCTTACCAGCAGCGGCGGCTGGGCCGGTTGGCCCGGTTTCGATGCGCGCCAGGGCTTCGTCACCCTGTCGATCCTCGATCCCAGCCAACGCAGCGTACCGGGACCGAAGAACAGCGAGATCGCCAAGCGCTGGACCGCGCTGGTCGGCGAGATTCCCGACGCCCAGTCGATCTGGATCGCCGGCGACCGCGGCGACGGCTTCCGCGGCGGCGATGACGATCTGGAATCGCTCGAAGTCGAACTGCGCGGCCCGGCTTCCGAACTGCGAGACAATCTCGCCGAGGAAATCGAAGGGATCCTCGAATCGTACGCCGGCATCCAGGATGCGGCGGCCGATGCAGGTCGCAGCCAGAACGAACTCCACCTCACCATCCGCCCCGAAGGCATGGCGCTCGGCCTGACCCAGGCGGAGATCGCCCGCCAGGTCCGCTCCGCCTTTTACGGCGAGCAAGCCCAGCGCGTGCAACGCGGTCGCGATGACGTGCGCGTGATGGTGCGCCTGCCACTCGACCAACGCCAATCGCTCCACACGCTCGAGCAGATGCGCATCCGCACTCCGGATGGCGGCAACGCACCCTTCCACAGCGTGGTCGATGCCCGCTTCGTACCCGCCCGCTCCGACATCCGCCGCATCAATCGCGCGCAGGTCGTTTCCATCAATGCCAAGCCGGTCGATGACACCATCGATGTCGTGGCGATCTCCCGCGACCTCGCGCCACGCCTCGATGCCCTGGTCAAGCCCCACCCCGAGCTTTCCTGGAACTACGACGGCTATGTCGCCGAGCACGAGGAAACGAACCAACGTCTCTGGGAAGTCGGCATCGGCTTGTTCATCGCGATCTACGCATTGCTCGCGGTGCCATTCCGCTCGCTGACCCAGCCCTTCCTCGTGATGCTGGCGGTGCCCTTCGGCGTCATCGGCGCGCTGGCCGGCCACATGATCCGCGACATCACGCCGTCCTACCTTTCGGTCTTCGGCATGCTCGCCCTCGCCGGCGTGGTGATCAATGACTCGATCGTCATGGTGGATTTCATCAACCAGCGTCGTGCCCAAGGGGGCAAGCTGTTCGACGCCGTGATCGATGCCGGCACGCGGCGCTTCCGCGCCATCATGCTCACCTCGCTGACCAGCTTCGCCGGCTTGCTGCCACTGATCTTCGATACCTCCCAGCAGTCCCAGATGCTGGTGCCGATGGCCGTCTCGCTCGGCTTCGGCCTGCTTTTCGCCGCCACCATCACGCTGTTCCTGGTACCCTCCGCCTTTTTGGTCATGGAGGAGCTCATGGGCAGATGGAAAGCCTTCGGATCGTGGTACATGCGCCCGTTCCGGCGCGGCGAGCCTGCTGCCGCGGAGGAGCCGGTTACTCAATAG
- a CDS encoding sigma-70 family RNA polymerase sigma factor gives MPDDSLQPDPDEDLVARARNGDTRAFDALILKYGEKLYGLVYNMTSHKEDTHDLLQDIFAKAYHSLPRFRGQSSFYTWIYQISVNMTLNFLKKRKRRGGMSLNDLDASFQDDPALVDSSHLANPEKQSKLHELQKRLNEAMLSLSEAHRTVVTMFDIQGIPHAEIARILKVSEGTVRSRLHYAHLHLQSKLQDYWE, from the coding sequence ATGCCGGATGACTCCCTCCAGCCGGATCCGGACGAAGATCTCGTGGCGCGCGCCCGCAATGGCGACACGCGCGCGTTCGACGCCCTGATCCTAAAGTATGGCGAAAAGCTGTACGGGCTAGTTTATAACATGACCTCCCACAAGGAGGACACCCACGACCTGTTGCAGGATATCTTCGCGAAGGCCTATCACTCGCTGCCGCGCTTCCGTGGCCAATCCAGCTTTTACACCTGGATCTATCAGATCTCGGTGAACATGACGCTGAACTTCCTGAAGAAGCGCAAACGTCGTGGTGGCATGAGCCTGAATGACCTGGATGCGTCCTTCCAGGACGATCCCGCGCTGGTCGATTCCAGCCACCTCGCGAACCCCGAGAAGCAGAGCAAGCTCCACGAGCTCCAGAAAAGATTGAACGAAGCGATGCTGAGCCTGTCAGAAGCGCATAGAACAGTGGTCACCATGTTCGACATCCAGGGCATCCCGCATGCCGAGATCGCACGCATCCTGAAGGTTTCCGAAGGAACGGTGCGATCCCGTCTGCATTATGCCCATCTTCACTTGCAGTCGAAGCTGCAAGATTACTGGGAGTGA
- a CDS encoding S1C family serine protease, producing MPPLPLRCLPALGVAWFFCVVQIRAEVAWSAVFPAGEGEVPSTALVVGDGRHVIAVALSGAKAEGGRLFSDERLLPAEVILDPVSRLVVFRLSGPPGRALPLMADATLSAGAVVKTAGGIQGKSAGWVKHIEGKILPLALLKIEYSGKVPRPGTPLMDLSGNVVAVAHQPTGPQSGYAIPAEVVKRVLDDVQRGGHVSRGWIGLYLRPDAKVPQVTRVQAGSPSALAGVKTGDVLLQVGSRPLVEYADAVNAFFFLRPGVATPVKLKRGDQELLLSLTPVERRSD from the coding sequence ATGCCTCCCTTACCCTTGCGGTGCCTTCCGGCACTCGGAGTTGCATGGTTTTTCTGCGTGGTGCAGATCCGCGCCGAGGTAGCATGGTCGGCGGTTTTTCCGGCAGGCGAGGGTGAAGTGCCATCCACGGCCCTGGTGGTGGGAGATGGCCGGCATGTGATCGCGGTGGCGCTTTCGGGAGCGAAGGCGGAGGGGGGGCGTTTGTTCTCCGACGAGCGCTTGTTGCCCGCCGAAGTGATTTTGGATCCGGTTTCGCGGTTGGTGGTGTTCCGTCTCAGCGGACCCCCGGGACGGGCGTTGCCGTTGATGGCGGATGCGACCTTGTCAGCCGGTGCCGTCGTCAAGACGGCCGGTGGGATCCAAGGGAAATCCGCTGGCTGGGTGAAGCACATCGAAGGCAAGATTCTGCCGCTAGCCCTTTTGAAGATCGAATATTCGGGCAAGGTGCCCCGGCCCGGCACGCCCTTGATGGATCTCTCCGGCAACGTGGTCGCGGTCGCTCACCAGCCGACCGGCCCCCAGAGCGGCTACGCGATTCCCGCGGAAGTGGTGAAACGCGTCTTGGACGATGTGCAGCGGGGGGGGCATGTCAGTCGTGGCTGGATCGGGCTCTATCTGCGTCCGGATGCCAAGGTGCCTCAGGTCACCCGGGTGCAGGCGGGCTCACCTTCGGCCTTGGCGGGGGTGAAAACGGGCGATGTCTTGCTTCAGGTCGGCTCGAGGCCGCTCGTCGAGTATGCCGATGCGGTGAATGCCTTCTTTTTCCTCCGGCCCGGGGTGGCGACGCCTGTGAAGCTGAAGCGCGGAGACCAGGAACTGCTGCTGTCGCTCACGCCGGTCGAACGCCGGTCCGATTGA
- a CDS encoding GNAT family N-acetyltransferase, whose translation MEFVVRRLTGEHVLPYLPDAARLRISVFREFPYLYEGDEESERGYLQSYAACPRSVFVLAEAGGRIVGVSTGLPLDDADASFREPFEKAGIDPAGWFYFGESVLDRAWRGKGIGHAFFDHREQHAMELGFSKFCFCAVVRPEDHPLKPADYRSNDAFWAKRGYSLRPELSCHFAWHQVDSAGQDVENQLIFRTRELAPPQM comes from the coding sequence ATGGAATTCGTGGTCCGACGTCTCACCGGCGAGCACGTGCTGCCCTATCTGCCGGATGCCGCAAGGCTGCGAATCTCCGTCTTCCGGGAGTTTCCCTATCTCTACGAGGGCGATGAGGAAAGCGAGCGGGGCTATCTCCAGAGCTATGCGGCTTGTCCGCGCAGTGTCTTCGTGCTGGCGGAGGCGGGCGGGCGGATTGTCGGCGTTTCCACCGGATTGCCGCTGGACGATGCGGATGCGTCGTTCCGCGAGCCCTTTGAAAAGGCGGGCATCGATCCCGCCGGGTGGTTTTATTTTGGCGAGTCGGTTTTGGATCGTGCGTGGCGGGGGAAGGGGATCGGGCACGCGTTCTTTGATCACCGCGAGCAGCACGCGATGGAGCTGGGCTTTTCTAAGTTCTGCTTTTGCGCCGTCGTCCGCCCGGAGGATCACCCGCTGAAACCGGCGGACTACCGGTCGAACGACGCATTCTGGGCCAAGCGCGGCTACAGCCTACGGCCAGAGCTAAGCTGCCATTTCGCGTGGCATCAGGTCGATTCGGCGGGGCAGGATGTCGAAAACCAACTGATTTTCCGGACCCGCGAGCTGGCGCCGCCTCAGATGTAG
- a CDS encoding RrF2 family transcriptional regulator → MRISQKLDYACRAMAQLAKRHDGRTITRLDELAQREAVSANFLVQILNDLRRAGLVESRRGKSGGYLLARKPDSILLREIVEAVEPSLLSFSTHTEGESGIAVRNAWDHVARELKSHLERITLVQLAERSEAPMFYI, encoded by the coding sequence ATGCGCATTTCCCAAAAGCTCGACTATGCGTGCCGCGCGATGGCCCAACTGGCCAAGCGTCACGACGGACGAACGATTACACGGCTCGACGAGCTGGCGCAACGCGAAGCCGTGTCCGCCAACTTCCTTGTTCAGATCCTCAACGACTTGCGTCGCGCAGGACTGGTAGAAAGCCGCCGTGGGAAGAGCGGCGGTTACCTGCTCGCCCGCAAACCCGACTCCATCCTGCTCCGCGAAATCGTCGAAGCAGTGGAGCCTTCGCTGTTGTCTTTCTCGACTCACACCGAGGGCGAGAGCGGCATTGCGGTGCGGAATGCGTGGGATCACGTCGCCCGGGAGCTGAAAAGTCACCTTGAGCGGATCACCCTCGTCCAGCTCGCCGAGCGCTCCGAAGCGCCGATGTTCTACATCTGA
- the cysE gene encoding serine O-acetyltransferase: MWSWIREEAERVAVAEPHLRPLLQDVVLAQPCLGASLGVRLARKLAREDMTREELAPLLAGILRGEDDLVDSAARDLRAIVERDPACRSPLEPLLFFKGFMAISTYRVSHHLWTHGRRELALYFQSLASEVFAVDIHPAARIGCGILLDHATSFVVGETAIIEDNVSILHEVTLGGTGKESGDRHPVVRSGVLLGAGAKILGRVEIGEGAKVGAGSVVLNDVSPHTTVAGVPAVVVGVSREDAPALEMDQRLECRGR; the protein is encoded by the coding sequence GTGTGGAGTTGGATCCGCGAGGAAGCCGAGCGGGTGGCCGTGGCAGAGCCGCATCTGCGGCCCTTGCTGCAGGATGTGGTGCTTGCCCAGCCGTGCCTCGGCGCGTCGCTGGGCGTGCGTCTGGCGCGCAAGCTGGCCCGTGAGGACATGACCCGCGAGGAGCTGGCACCCTTGCTCGCCGGCATCTTGCGCGGCGAGGATGACCTGGTGGACAGCGCGGCGCGCGACCTGCGGGCGATCGTGGAGCGTGACCCCGCGTGCCGTTCGCCGCTGGAGCCCTTGCTGTTCTTCAAGGGCTTCATGGCGATTTCGACCTACCGGGTTTCCCATCACCTGTGGACCCACGGGCGGCGGGAGCTGGCCCTGTATTTCCAAAGCCTCGCGAGTGAAGTCTTCGCCGTGGATATCCATCCCGCGGCCCGGATCGGCTGCGGCATCCTGCTGGATCACGCCACCAGCTTCGTGGTCGGTGAAACCGCGATCATCGAGGACAACGTCTCGATCCTCCACGAGGTCACCCTGGGTGGCACGGGGAAGGAATCCGGCGATCGTCACCCGGTCGTGCGCTCCGGGGTCTTGCTCGGCGCGGGAGCGAAGATCCTCGGGCGCGTGGAGATCGGCGAAGGAGCGAAGGTCGGGGCGGGCAGCGTGGTTCTCAATGACGTCTCGCCGCATACCACCGTCGCCGGCGTGCCCGCGGTGGTGGTGGGAGTCAGCAGGGAGGATGCCCCCGCCCTAGAAATGGATCAGCGCCTGGAGTGCAGAGGTCGATAG
- a CDS encoding DUF4407 domain-containing protein → MNRSNPFKRLFFWLSGAGTETLEQCPNWEQRKYVAFGATVLVPCAFAFIACAYALSTLTDNPRVIYGVATVWAFIILTIDRALLAGYRPFLSWWRKLSQFSLRLVVAILMGLTIAHPLVLLLFRDTIQTVVEEERSVEVSQERSKFTVAKDKIRETINGIEQKMAALQQERKESYNAKFIIQDREDASSAIPGLTAEQQTELKAATDEATKPFRDRLDVVNQQSDELSPQYAKLQTELGFWQAEFERELNGQRSGMRGEGPRARSIRADQLEPRRTEAQRIGALLEHLSTEKATLQTQAREAEKGAIATFETRLAEIAATNKAEETRVAALKQRVEEDQASAFTEQQNAVRSAIDQQIETRNLEQKAAQSELAAISTEEQNRIGQMLAEPRKDILTQTLALHGLFKEGSEGGQFALATYIVLTLLFMLVDTIPLIVKFFTKPGPYDTLLDRDEIAYDSEHRAFRESHHRYMEKLAAGNLIAVTRNKRLENALIDGVEHSRAAREFLDSLIEMEKSFAAKIRMEQDEAFHAGPEKIAALEAIKKRFYEDMQHRMEVFFTGQHA, encoded by the coding sequence ATGAACCGGTCCAATCCTTTCAAACGCCTCTTTTTCTGGCTGTCTGGCGCCGGCACCGAGACCTTGGAGCAGTGCCCGAACTGGGAGCAGCGGAAATACGTCGCCTTTGGCGCGACCGTGCTGGTGCCCTGCGCCTTCGCCTTCATCGCCTGCGCCTACGCGCTCTCGACCCTCACCGACAACCCGCGGGTGATCTACGGGGTGGCCACGGTGTGGGCCTTCATCATCCTGACCATCGACCGCGCCCTGCTCGCCGGCTACCGGCCGTTTCTTTCCTGGTGGCGGAAGCTGTCGCAATTCTCGCTGCGTCTGGTGGTGGCCATCCTGATGGGTCTGACGATCGCCCACCCACTGGTGCTGCTGCTGTTCCGCGACACGATCCAGACGGTGGTGGAGGAAGAGCGCTCGGTGGAAGTCAGCCAGGAGCGCTCCAAGTTCACGGTCGCCAAGGACAAGATCCGGGAGACGATCAATGGCATCGAGCAGAAGATGGCCGCCCTTCAGCAGGAGCGAAAGGAAAGCTACAACGCGAAGTTCATCATCCAGGACCGCGAGGACGCCAGCTCGGCGATCCCCGGCCTGACCGCCGAGCAGCAGACCGAGCTGAAAGCCGCTACGGATGAAGCGACCAAGCCATTCCGTGACCGGCTGGACGTGGTTAACCAGCAGTCGGACGAACTTTCCCCGCAGTACGCCAAGCTCCAGACCGAACTCGGCTTCTGGCAGGCGGAATTCGAGCGCGAACTGAACGGCCAGCGCTCCGGCATGCGCGGCGAAGGCCCGCGCGCCCGTTCGATCCGTGCCGACCAGCTTGAGCCGCGCCGCACCGAGGCGCAGCGGATCGGAGCCCTGTTAGAACACCTCTCCACCGAGAAGGCAACCTTGCAGACCCAGGCGCGGGAAGCCGAGAAGGGTGCCATCGCCACCTTTGAAACCCGCCTTGCCGAGATCGCCGCCACGAACAAGGCGGAGGAGACGCGGGTCGCCGCGCTCAAGCAGCGAGTGGAAGAGGATCAGGCGTCCGCCTTCACCGAGCAGCAGAATGCGGTACGCTCGGCCATCGACCAACAGATCGAGACCCGCAATCTGGAGCAGAAGGCCGCTCAGTCCGAGCTCGCCGCGATTTCCACCGAGGAGCAGAACCGGATCGGCCAGATGCTCGCCGAGCCGCGGAAGGACATCCTGACCCAGACCTTGGCCCTGCATGGCCTCTTCAAGGAGGGCAGCGAGGGTGGGCAGTTCGCGCTCGCCACCTACATCGTGCTCACCCTGCTGTTCATGCTGGTGGACACGATCCCGCTGATCGTGAAGTTCTTCACCAAGCCGGGTCCTTACGACACGTTGCTCGATCGCGACGAGATCGCTTATGACTCCGAGCACCGCGCCTTCCGTGAAAGCCACCACCGCTACATGGAAAAGCTCGCTGCCGGCAACCTGATCGCGGTCACCCGCAACAAGCGGCTGGAGAACGCACTCATCGATGGCGTGGAACACAGTCGCGCCGCGCGCGAGTTCCTCGACTCATTGATCGAGATGGAGAAATCCTTCGCCGCGAAGATCCGGATGGAGCAGGACGAGGCCTTCCATGCCGGGCCCGAGAAAATTGCCGCGCTGGAAGCGATCAAGAAGCGCTTCTACGAAGACATGCAGCACCGCATGGAAGTCTTCTTCACCGGCCAGCACGCTTGA
- a CDS encoding prepilin-type N-terminal cleavage/methylation domain-containing protein — translation MKSRVHVQLSRRGFTLLEMTLVISVLLLLITVGLKSTSAFKTWRLAREAGDTLRNVYVAQRTYLADNPTTPVTSLTHALLLPYIQNGPAVFPTAKSLTNTNLNVFVGVSPPFLTATATTSGAVPPARYDPSGSTTDSLWDVGE, via the coding sequence ATGAAATCCCGTGTCCATGTCCAGTTGTCACGCCGCGGCTTCACGCTGCTGGAAATGACGTTGGTCATTTCGGTCCTCCTGCTGCTGATCACCGTCGGCCTGAAGTCAACCAGCGCCTTCAAGACCTGGCGACTCGCCCGCGAGGCTGGCGATACCTTGCGCAACGTCTATGTCGCGCAGCGCACCTATCTCGCCGACAATCCCACCACGCCGGTCACCTCGCTGACCCACGCGTTGTTGCTGCCTTACATCCAAAACGGCCCAGCCGTTTTCCCGACGGCCAAGTCGCTCACGAATACAAATCTCAATGTCTTCGTGGGAGTGTCCCCGCCGTTCCTCACGGCCACCGCCACCACTTCCGGCGCCGTCCCGCCGGCCCGCTACGACCCCTCCGGCTCCACCACTGACTCCCTCTGGGATGTAGGCGAATGA
- a CDS encoding type II secretion system F family protein: protein MSSASASAKPGSPATAAKPAAQGSFSFLKQTKVTPFTKKQLVTMFRGLASMLRAQINTADALKYYGQGLQDKAMADALLKIRDEINSGVNVHEAFRRTGRFSDMVIGLIQAGSDAGQLHQAFGSLAARFTSEMRFTKALRKATVMPCIVISVLACAFIFSQVSIVPQVQDMLKSVAQKPDGMTAIAFKVSAITKAVYPFVIATVVGSAITIWRSDKVRNMILGIAMSKWRLLRLMIMSLRQMTFLSTMKMLHANGINLAKSIRVSANSVKGTPFYQELRDAADKYENSGVPLSTAFSKYTSVDSQVVHMMSIGEKSASLDAQLDMLSTMYEEDAENYMASFTAAVNFLVLIIAVALIAAVFIGTFLPIFLMGPKMMNSKM, encoded by the coding sequence ATGAGTAGCGCCTCCGCCTCCGCCAAGCCGGGCAGTCCCGCAACAGCCGCCAAGCCGGCTGCCCAGGGCTCCTTCAGCTTCCTCAAGCAGACGAAGGTCACGCCCTTCACCAAGAAGCAGTTGGTCACGATGTTCCGTGGCCTGGCCTCGATGCTGCGCGCCCAGATCAATACCGCGGACGCGCTGAAGTATTACGGCCAGGGACTCCAGGACAAGGCGATGGCCGACGCCCTCCTGAAGATCCGCGATGAGATCAACTCCGGCGTCAACGTGCACGAGGCATTCCGCCGCACCGGACGCTTTTCGGACATGGTCATCGGCCTGATCCAAGCCGGTAGCGATGCCGGCCAGCTCCACCAGGCCTTCGGCTCGCTGGCCGCCCGCTTCACCAGCGAGATGCGCTTCACCAAGGCCCTGCGCAAGGCCACGGTGATGCCCTGCATCGTGATCTCGGTCTTGGCCTGTGCGTTCATCTTCTCGCAGGTCAGCATCGTCCCGCAGGTCCAGGACATGCTCAAATCGGTCGCCCAGAAGCCCGACGGCATGACCGCGATCGCCTTCAAGGTCAGTGCCATCACCAAGGCGGTCTATCCCTTTGTCATCGCCACGGTGGTCGGGAGCGCCATCACCATCTGGCGCTCGGACAAGGTCCGGAACATGATCCTCGGCATCGCGATGTCGAAATGGCGGTTGCTCCGGCTCATGATCATGAGCCTGCGCCAGATGACCTTCCTCTCCACGATGAAGATGCTCCACGCCAACGGCATCAACCTCGCGAAATCGATCCGGGTTTCCGCCAACAGCGTGAAGGGCACACCGTTCTATCAGGAGCTCCGCGACGCGGCCGACAAGTACGAGAACTCCGGCGTGCCGCTCTCCACCGCCTTCTCCAAGTACACCTCCGTCGACTCCCAGGTGGTCCACATGATGTCGATCGGTGAGAAGTCCGCCTCGCTGGATGCCCAGCTCGACATGCTCTCGACCATGTATGAGGAGGATGCCGAAAACTACATGGCGAGCTTCACTGCCGCCGTGAATTTCCTGGTGCTGATCATCGCGGTGGCCCTGATCGCCGCGGTCTTCATCGGAACCTTCCTGCCGATCTTCCTGATGGGTCCGAAGATGATGAACAGCAAGATGTAA